From the Helianthus annuus cultivar XRQ/B chromosome 17, HanXRQr2.0-SUNRISE, whole genome shotgun sequence genome, the window CAATATACAATGAAATCATCACTTCCCTCAGGAAGGGAAAGATTAGGGGCACTACACAACTTTTCCTTCAACATCCGAAAAGCTTCCTCCTGCTTTTCCATCCAATCAAACTTCCTTTCCTTCTAGGTTAATAGCGTCAACGGCTGCGCTAACATGGATAAATTCCCAATGAATCTCCGGTAGTACCCAGCAAGTCCTAAGAATTGTCGCACCTCTGACGGAGTctttggcgcttcccaattcttgattgcctcAATCTTCGACGGATCCACGTGTATACATTTCTCATTTATGATATGCCTGAGAAAATGAACTCCCCGAATctagaattcacatttagagaacttggcatacaacttttcttccttcagcaactccaaaatcaACTTCAAATGATACTCATGATCTTCTTTGGTTTGCGAATagataagtatatcgtcgatgaatactatcacGAATTTATCCAATTaaggtttgcataccctgttcatgagatccataaacACTGCTGGCGCATtagttaagccaaaaggcattactaaaaactcgtaatggccatatcgtgttcgaaaagcagtctttggaatatcttcgtcagcaaccttcaactgatgatatcctgaacgcaggtcaatcttcgagtagtaactagatccctgtagctgatcaaacaaatcgtcaatcctcggtaaagggtaccgattcttgatagtcaacttgttgagttctctataatcaatacacatcctgaaggatccatccttcttcttcacaaacaaaacagGTGCACCCCAAGGCGAAAAGCTCGGTCATATGAAACCTATGTCTAGTAGCTCTTGAAGCTGATTCGACAATTCTTTCATCTCTGACGGCGCTAATCTATAAGGAGATTTTGCAATCGGTGCAGCACCGGGTACAAGATCAATTCTAAACTCGATCTGTCTTACAGGGGGCattccaggtaagtcttcaggaaaaacttctgGATAATCACGAACAATAGGAATATCTTCGATCTTCCTACCTTCGGCCTTCGTATCCACCACGTTAACTAAGAACGCAGGATAACCCTTTCGCAACAACTTGAGCATCTTCATACCACTGACGACACTCGACACTTGACTCGATCGGTCTCCGTGAACGACTATCGCTTCACCACCATCTGGACGAGGTATCCTCACTTGCTTCTCCGAGCAAATAAtctcagctttgttcttggatagCCAATACATCcccacaacaacatcaaaactcCCCAGCTCCACTGGTAACAAGTCGATACTAAAACTATGATCATCTAACTGAATACTACAACCGCGAACGACCTCGTTAGTCTCTATCAGtataccatttgctagttctatcgagtactTTTTACTTAGCTTACTTGTTGGAGAACACAAAAATGGTTCAAAGTTTTTCGAAACAAAACTAAAGTCAGCTCCAGTATCAAAGAGTACGAACGCAGAATGGTTATTGATAAAAAACATACTGGTAACAACAGTAGGATCGTCACGTGCCTTTCCAGTGTTTAGCTCGAACGCTCTACCCCTGGCATTCTGACCCTTTGCTTTAGGACAATCCCTCCTGAAATGTCCATGTTCACCGCACTGGAAGCATCCCTCTAGCTTCGCTCCCTCCGAAGTACTTTTAGCATAGCACTCGCGGGTAACATGCCCAGTTCGGCCACATCTGGCACACTTTTTCTGCTCATCCTCATGAGTCTTCTTCTCAGAACCACTCCTGCCATCCCTGGCATTATCCCTTCTAGAACTGCTAGAACTGGCAACATACGCCTTCCCCAAACAGCGTTTTCTGTCACGCTTCTCATCGGTTTCCTTCCTCGAGCTCTCGGACTTGAGCTTCTTCGAATCTCCTGACTTAGACTCAGAACGCCCCAACCATTCAGATTTCACATCTGCTTTGGCCTTGCCCGATG encodes:
- the LOC110924623 gene encoding uncharacterized protein LOC110924623, with product MEQHNANQNDGQGHGRGAHGRGFGGAQIGNPPMHRCTYKTFQGCNPRSFTGAEGPLEITRWIEKMESVMAISGCAADQRVRYASCSFLDEALSWWNSQVQILGEDAAYGLTWNELNEMLLKEYCPRSEIQKIETDFWNLTVEGLNIRAYTSHFNDLARLVPRMVTPEYVKVERYIWGLSPRIRSMEESGKSSGKAKADVKSEWLGRSESKSGDSKKLKSESSRKETDEKRDRKRCLGKAYVASSSSSRRDNARDGRSGSEKKTHEDEQKKCARCGRTGHVTRECYAKSTSEGAKLEGCFQCGEHGHFRRDCPKAKGQNARGRAFELNTGKARDDPTVVTSMFFINNHSAFVLFDTGADFSFVSKNFEPFLCSPTSKLSKKYSIELANGILIETNEVVRGCSIQLDDHSFSIDLLPVELGSFDVVVGMYWLSKNKAEIICSEKQVRIPRPDGGEAIVVHGDRSSQVSSVVSGMKMLKLLRKGYPAFLVNVVDTKAEGRKIEDIPIVRDYPEVFPEDLPGMPPVRQIEFRIDLVPGAAPIAKSPYRLAPSEMKELSNQLQELLDIGFI